One segment of Leptodactylus fuscus isolate aLepFus1 chromosome 7, aLepFus1.hap2, whole genome shotgun sequence DNA contains the following:
- the LOC142212942 gene encoding jeltraxin-like encodes MKEKLFDFPVQSNTSYVRIFPDRTGPFGQVTVCMRFRSNLTREYSLFSLSTRSKDNAFLLFYYPGVRNQFSLSVNNEDQYFDLQGNNFTQWTSICATWDSSIWGLFVDGKYYKVNKIWNVKIRGDPIIILGQEQDSHGGDFRDPQSFLGEMTDVNMWDKALADENMMDYFADNEMNGNVINWKALNYTLHGEVTIKPYVDPYPCVQV; translated from the coding sequence atgaaagagaaattatttgatTTCCCAGTGCAGTCAAATACCTCCTATGTTCGGATATTTCCGGACCGTACTGGACCATTTGGACAGGTCACTGTCTGTATGAGATTCCGCTCAAATCTGACCCGAGAATATTCCTTATTTTCATTGTCTACTAGAAGTAAAGACAACGCCTTTCTCCTATTTTATTATCCCGGAGTGAGAAATCAATTTTCTCTATCGGTCAATAATGAAGACCAGTATTTTGATCTACAGGGCAATAACTTTACACAATGGACAAGTATTTGTGCGACCTGGGACTCTTCCATCTGGGGACTGTTTGTAGATGGAAAATATTACAAAGTCAACAAGATATGGAACGTAAAGATCAGAGGTGACCCCATCATCATTCTTGGTCAAGAGCAAGACTCCCATGGTGGAGATTTTAGGGATCCACAGTCCTTTCTAGGAGAGATGACAGATGTTAATATGTGGGATAAAGCTCTGGCGGATGAGAATATGATGGATTATTTTGCTGATAATGAAATGAACGGTAACGTCATTAACTGGAAGGCCCTAAATTATACTCTACATGGAGAGGTCACCATAAAGCCATATGTagacccctatccttgtgtacagGTATAA